From the Drosophila sechellia strain sech25 chromosome X, ASM438219v1, whole genome shotgun sequence genome, the window CACCATTTAAGTGGAAGACTTTGAAACGGCATTTAAGGTGGCAAACAACAGGTTTCTCTCATACAATTGCACTTTTCAAATGGCTACAGGGTTAGGAAAATCAAGTGTTTAAGGTATTCTGCCCCATGATTCAATATGTTAACAGTTTGTATTCAATTTGGAGGAAGACCGAAaatgtagcatactttttcgCGCTCTTAAAGGTACGTTACAGAGAACTGCAAGGGTGGCATTTTTTGCCACTCGACTCACACCCtacaattttgtgtgcgggtgctacccgccacgcacatcgcgggtacttacaaacacacagtataAATCTGAACATGCAGACAAGACACCCCGTTGTGCGCGCACCCGAATCAATACGGTGCTCTGCGTCGCGGGTGCCGATCACACTCGGTCACATTACCGTTAAACAcatgggtgtttccaaaaatactcgggtggTCTCGTAGATAGTCGAGTCAcagacaagatgcgtaactccatacgtttacacactattctttcggcgtggctctagacTTTGTCAAATACGTTGTATAATATGCCCTTCATcgtattattatatattattataattatatatattatattatatattattatattatatattattaaaatatatatatatatatatatatatataatttaattattaataataaataataaaattaattaattaataataataataataaatattattattaataatttaaatatagattatagtaaaaataatagtaatagtaataatgctaatagccgaatctatgtacataatgtcacaaaattcatttcaaaaatgactttatttaagaatatttttcattagagtattcagccagcgacgtgtgaaaaattacaaGGCAATAATTCAAAACGGGTGGCACACATTGAGTCCATCAAAGAGCAAAGACATGAGCACGAAAATTTTCTTGGGTATTCCCTTTTACCCTTCATTTCTTATTCCCGTCACGCttccacccatacaaattttaggcgtacaaaaaatgaccagagaactgcagcccccgtacaaaaaatgacgtgcggccgatcgttgactgtgcgtccactcacccaaacggttattgcgcagcaggcctcgggtggttttttttACTCGTAACAAAAACACCACGTTGGTAAAACACTCGAGTATTTTGTGTTGCCGCAAGTAGGGTGTCAAAAAACACAGGGGTGCCTAGAGTACCGAGTGTTTATCGGGTGGACGTAGAGTGCCAgtggcgggctgcagttctctggtaCGTTAACTGCACTTTATTGAACTGCGCAGCAATTTCAATGTAATTGCTGGCCAAAATTGAAGGACAAGGGAGGACGGAGGGGTTAAGGTCGAAAGAAGTACAAAGCATTTAATTGTTGCTGACGGCCAAAGGGAAAATAGAATGAAAATGTATTTGTTTTGGCTCCGCGAATGCTGCACAAATGTTGATAAATGTTCTGTGCAAGCCTTTATTAATGATGCGACTGGAGATTAATGTTCTGCGATGGCGATTCCGATACAACACAGCGTTCAGTCGGGATGCGCCAAATTGCAGTCAAATGCTAggccacggggcgtatgcgcaatgtgcCGTTGAAGTAGCTGAGCTGATGATGactataatttgtatttgtatttgctttactTCCGACAGGATCCGAAGATTCTTGATAAGGTGACGAAGAAGAACGGCACCAATATACCGGAACTGGATAAGCGATCTCTGACGATCTGTTCGAACACGGACTATATCAATATAACATATCACCATGTTATTTGTCCAGATGCGGCAACAGCCAAGGTAAGTCACGTCCTAATAGGCGGGAGCAGGCTAAGTCCGGAAGCGGAAATGACAGGGAGGATCTATTATCTCTTATGTCAGTAATTTGCATTTCCCTATCGCAATTCAGTCCTGCATTCATTGtgttttttaagtttttaaaaacaaataaccaTACGCAGTGGATCTTGCTTCAACTATGGAAGTCTTTGAAGAAGAGTAAtgcaatatataaaaattaatgcagAAAAGCAACGAAACTGATATCACTCATTGAAATCACACATTCCCTTTATCGACTCTTCTTTTAGATCTGGCTAGATGGCATACGAAAAATAACCCATAATGTCAAAGCGAACAATATCTGCCCCATGATGTGTCTGCGGAAACAGTAAGTGGGCGTGTTCACTACTTACCTCACCACTTACCTCATCCCCCTACCTCACCACTACCCTTATCACTAACCCCACCTTTAACCCCTTCCTCCCCTCCCCCACCCCTTCCTTAGCACTTGCTGTCTGTCTTTGTTCACATCATTGCAACGGCCTCGGTGCTTCCCTTTCGCCCTGCATCCCATGTGCCCTATGTCCCTTCGCCTTGCCACATTAATTCCACTTGCTGCACCTCACTCGATTACACTGTGTACATAATTGCATCGATTGTTCCGTTCTCTCTGTTCTGCATGCTGTTCCTTTTCTTCtacttcttcttcttgttctcgttattgttgttgctgtttatgTCGTTGTCCTTTACGATTGTCTACTCTCTCTTTCtccatacatatatgtatataccacatatatatttatgtgtacaACTGTCTCACTCGAACAGAGCTGGCAAAAGAACTTGCGTCTCATCACGCATAATAACCGCGCCACGAATGTGTGTCCGCGCGTCAACCTGATGAAGCAGTAAGTACGATCACACTAAAGTAGAATGAAACACCTGTTTAGGCGAATTATGACTCTATGACACTAAGCTAAGATCACATTAATCAGCTGATGAGGaaagtaaaatttaaattacgGTTTTCAGTTCGAATTATTCGTAATCAAAAGTAACTGGTGTCATATAGTCATAAGTAGAAGAGCTCGAGTAAAAGCTATAAAGAGTGCAAATACTACGGTGCTACGGTAAGTAGTTAACAACCTAATCTCGCACACTATCAACTCGTTAAAACATTAGTCGAAAAGACTATTTTCAGCTCTAAATATGCTATAAGCTACTATTGGAATGCCCGATGCTGCTTTATCCTAAACCTGTTATTTCATTCgctaaatttgcattttatggaGTGTTGGACTGTCGTTATTAATTTCCTAATTGCTGATTACGTAATTCCGAGAGTACCAATTCGATCCGCCGCCAAGGGACTCGACTCGACATTTCGCCCAATACCATAGTTGTTGATTATCCTATTCCACGGGTGCGTTTCACGTTTagcacaaaataaattcactttatttgcatttcctGTTCCGCACAAAATGGGCAGAATGGGAATAAGTACGGGGAGATTCAGTTGGCCTGGGCTGGTGCTCACTTTCCCACCGAAGCCATCATGAATAATTCCAGGAGTGGGTGCGGTGcagtgtgtgtgggtgttcgGTCAAAGGGCTTCATACTTTATGCAGAGcacattttgaaaaataagGGTATTAAGGGTGTCATAGCATAAACAGCGAAAATAAAGCAATCTTTATTCACAAAGAAACTCAGGATGCGATGTCAAGCGAATGTTGCAGCGCATTTGCGATGGTGATGAAAACATACGAGCAGTACGGTTTAAAgaggtttttattttgtaactcaaataaaatgttttcatattAATGAGAGGCTTAAGTATATAATTGAAGACGTCTTTAAGTCTCATCGCTCTGCTCTGAAAAAAGCAAGCAGAAATTGTTTTAGTTGAGTTTGAATCAAATGGGCGCCGCAATGAAAATTCCAGCCTCGTCAACCGAAATTGGGTTAAATTGCCCAAAGTTTGCTGGACTCCCTTCCGATAGACAAGTGCAGCGAATGCACTCAATGGCCAATGCTCGCTGGTCAATGGTGGATGGTCCAAGGGGTCCAAGGATGAAAGGTGGGAGCTAAAATGCGGTTCATTGGATATGCGATGCCTTGCGGTGAACTCTCTGCCCAGTCGAGTGTGTTTTTTGGGTTGTTCAATGGGTGTGTTTACGGGTAATGGGTGTGTTGCATCCGGGATCACACACCTGCCAGCGAACAGTGAGAAATATCGATTCGGATTAAGggtttatataaatatatatatatatatattattggtATTGCCTTTGGATCAAACGGGCAGAAAGAGCCGAGGAAATACCTGCTAAAAACTATACTTGATTTTATGCAAATCAGTAAGACTTTCTCTCAGTGTGCAAATGTTTCTGTGGTCTTTCGGGCGGAATGGTAAAAAGTTGCAAGGTGCATTCAACGAACAATCGTGTTAACCGCCGGCGTAGCCAACACCTTGGCCAAATGGGAGGCGGACGAGAGGTGGCTGGAAcgtgagtgggcgtggcacggTAGCAGTTGCACGTTTGTATTGTAAATTAGTTGTCCTAGTTTGCAATTTGTTTCTGATTGCATTATTTATGCGTCATTCGGCGCATACGgcgcattttgcaattacttgGCCCGAAACCGAAGGATGGGGCCACATTCCACGAATGGATCCCAATTGCAAATTGGACACAAGTGCGAGCGGCCCTCGATTCAATTAGTTATGAGTTCTGTTTTCGGAGCGGTCGTTAATCATCTGCGTAATGGATCGCCTGGAATTGATTGCTAATCAATATTTGATTCGATTACCGGTCAGCTTAGTTCACTAAACAGTCGTTAAATGAAAGTGAAATAGGGAATAGGAATGGCAAGGACCTTTGACGTAGTTTCAAGCCAATTTGATGGCAATTTCCTGCTGCTTTTGGTAAATTCCAAATTGTTATTTACTTACGGTTCGAAGTAgatttttaattacatttatgAAGACTTGCGTCCAATGCGacattaaatgcattttaatctCATCACTTCTCTGTTTAATCATTTAATTATAAGATCTTTGCTACTCTAACCACTTTTCCATTTGCAATATCTTATATACAATTCAAATAGTCATTCGTTATATTAATCATTTAAATGTGTAGATAACATAATATGTAGTTTAATTAGGTTTAAATATCTCCAGCTATTTTGAGCCAaggtatgtacatatgtaccatatatattttgaatgtTGTTCTCGCTGTTGTCGTTTTAATTGCATCATCCGAAAACCCCTAAAGCAACTCAGTTTCTTTCCGAGAATAAAGTGCAATTATAACTGATCTGACCTTCTCGAAATTCCTAAACCCAATAATAGTTGGATGCGATTGAGTTACTGCGTAGAGAAGAGTGGCAAAATTCCAGTTAAAACGCTGGCCAAAACCTTCGCATCCGGCAAAACGGAGAAATTGGTGTACACGTGCATAAAGGATGCCGGTCTGCCCGATGATAAAAACGCAACGATGACCAAGGAGCAGTTCACCTTCGACAAGTTCTACGCCTTGTACCACAAGGTGTGTCCCCGAAACGACATTGAGGAGCTCTTCACCTCCATGTAAGTAGAAGGCGCTGACCTCTAAAACATAATCGTAATCACTTGTTATTATTTACTCTTCTTTTCAGCACAAAGGGCAAGCAGGACTTCATCAGCTTGGAGCAATTTATCCAGTTCATGAACGACAAACAGCGCGATCCGCGGATGAACGAAATCCTGTACCCTCTCTACGAGGAGAAACGCTGCACGGAGATCATCAACGACTACGAGCTAGATGAGGAGAAAAAGAAGAACGGTAAGAGCTCCTAGTTCTATTGGGAAATGTATATGTAAAGATTTCAATTTCGATTCCAACTCAGTTCAAATGTCGCTGGACGGATTTAAGCGCTACCTAATGTCCGACGAAAACGCACCCGTATTCCTGGACCGGCTGGATTTCTACATGGAAATGGATCAGCCACTGGCCCATTACTATATCAACAGCTCGCATAACACCTACCTATCTGGTCGTCAGATCGGCGGCAAAAGTTCCGTGGAAATGTACCGCCAGACACTCTTGGCAGGCTGTCGCTGCGTGGAGCTGGATTGCTGGAACGGAAAGGGTGAGGACGAGGAGCCCATCGTCACCCACGGCCACGCCTACTGCACCGAAATCCTCTTTAAGGTAACCCTCTAGTCTCTCAACTGCTGCAAAAGTTCAACAATCACTACGAGAGAACGAGTTCAATTGGTAGAATGagcttttaattgaaacattaATCATTTCGCATGTAATGTCAGCATTCTCAATGGTCCAAGTGCATCTAATATGCACAGTCCGTTTGGGAATACGACTGCATTGTTTGGAAACTTTGCGGTGGTAAACAAATTACATGCAGATTTGTACAAACTATAGTTCCGAGAATAATTTGGTTTGAGTTAACTGTATAGTTTGCAAAGCAAATTAGGAAATGCATGTTgagtacatacataaaggATAAGCTTTTATAAATTGAGGCTTGTAAGgaattaaatataatgaaTATGTTTTTTCCCACATTCCTTGCAGGATTGCATCCAGGCTATTGCGGATTGCGCCTTCGTGTCCTCCGAGTATCCGGTAATCCTGTCCTTCGAAAACCACTGCAACCGCGCCCAGCAATACAAGTTGGCCAAATACTGTGATGACTTCTTTGGCGATCTACTGCTGAAGGAGCCGCTACCAGATCATCCGGTAAGTGGCGATAGTCCAAACCAATGTGCATCATATTGCTAATCCCGATTGCATACCGATTTAGCTGGATCCGGGCCTTCCGTTGCCGCCACCCTGCAAACTGAAGCGTAAGATCCTCATCAAGAACAAGCGAATGAAGCCAGAAGTGGAAAAGGTCGAGCTGGAGCTCTGGCTGAAGGGCGAACTCAAGACGGATGACGATCCGGAAGAGgacgccagtgcgggcaagcCGCCAGAGGCAGCCGCCGCCCCCGCACCCGCCCCGGAAGCAGCCGCCGCCGTCGAAGGAGCGGCCGAGGGTGGCGGAGGAGCGGAGGCCGAAGCCGCCGCTGCCAACTACAGCGGCTCCACAACTAACGTGCATCCGTGGCTCTCCTCCATGGTCAATTACGCGCAGCCCATCAAGTTCCAGGGCTTCGACAAGGCAATCGGTATGTACCAGCATACCAACAAGACATTTACTGAAATgttgcttaaatatatatgtaatttcAATACATTCCATTATTAATGCATATTAATTTGTGTCCTACCCACAGAAAAAAACATTGCCCACAACATGTCCTCGTTTGCGGAATCGGCGGGCATGAACTACTTGAAGCAGAGCTCCATCGACTTTGTCAATTACAACAAGCGTCAGATGTCGCGTATTTATCCCAAGGGCACACGAGCGGACTCCTCAAACTATATGCCGCAGGTGTTCTGGAACGCCGGCTGCCAGATGGTCTCACTCAACTTCCAGAGCTCCGATTTACCCATGCAACTCAACCAGGGCAAGTTTGAGTATAACGGCGGCTGTGGCTATCTACTGAAACCGGATTTCATGCGTCGAGCCGACAAGGATTTTGATCCGTTTGCGGATGCGCCGGTGGACGGCGTGATTGCGGCCCAGTGTTCCGTGAAGGTGATTGCCGGCCAATTCTTGTCCGACAAGAAAGTGGGCACCTATGTGGAGGTGGACATGTTTGGATTGCCCTCGGACACGGTGAAGAAGGAGTTTCGCACGCGTTTGGTCGCCAATAATGGCCTGAATCCAGTTTACAATGAGGATCCCTTTGTGTTCCGCAAAGTGGTCCTTCCGGACTTGGCTGTGCTAAGATTTGGCGTTTATGAGGAAAGCGGAAAGATTCTGGGTCAACGTATTCTGCCGCTGGACGGTCTACAGGCTGGCTATCGGCATGTTTCCCTGCGCACGGAGGCTAACTTCCCCATGTCGTTGCCCATGTTGTTCGTGAATATCGAGCTAAAGATCTACGTACCTGACGGCTTTGAGGACTTCATGGCCATGTTGTCGGATCCGCGAGGATTCGCCGGTGCCGCTAAGCAGCAAAACGAACAGATGAAGGCGCTTGGCATTGAAGAGCAGAGCGGCGGTGCCGCCCGAGATGCTGGCAAGGCCAAAGAGGAGGAAAAGAAGGAGCCACCACTAGTCTTTGAGCCCGTCACGTTGGAATCTCTGCGCCAGGAGAAAGGCTTCCAAAAGGTAGGCAAAAAGCAAATCAAGGAGCTCGACACCCTGCGCAAGAAGCACGCTAAAGAGCGCACCTCGGTGCAAAAGACCcagaatgcagccatcgacaAGTTGATCAAGGGCAAGAGCAAAGACGACATTCGCAACGATGCCAACATCAAGAACTCGATCAATGACCAGACCAAACAGTGGACCGACATGATCGCCAGGCACCGTAAGGAGGAATGGGACATGCTGCGCCAACATGTCCAGGACTCGCAGGACGCCATGAAGGCACTAATGCTCACCGTTCAGGCGGCGCAGATCAAGCAGCTGGAAGATCGTCATGCCAGGTGAGATAACTATCACACAACGACAACGCATTCTAAACAAGTACCCATAATATTTGATGCGCAGGGACATCAAGGATCTGAATGCCAAGCAAGCAAAGATGTCGGCGGATACCGCCAAGGAGGTACAGAACGACAAGACCTTGAAGACCAAGAACGAGAAGGATCGTCGGCTGCGTGAGAAGCGCCAGAACAATGTGAAGCGCTTCATGGAGGAAAAGAAGGTTAGTTCTGTTCTATTCTTAATAACTCAACTGAATCTTATATATATGGATTTATTTGCTTACAGCAAATCGGCGTTAAGCAGGGCCGTGCGATGGAGAAACTAAAGTTGGCGCATTCGAAGCAGGTCGAGGAATTCAGTACCGACGTGCAAAAGGTACTGAACGAAACTCGGCCGCAGACCGACACTATAACCAGTATTGAGACTGTACTTTAGACAACCACACCTGTACAGCTAGAAAGCGATAAACCGTAAACGATAAACGTTATAATCTATAACCTAACGACATAATATGATTCAAAAACGAAACAGAAAACCCGAAACTGAAACCAAAGTGAAGATATGCATCCCAGATACGATTGTAGTTGCTGTAGCCCCTTAATTTTCGAtcgagagagagtgagagagagagagattaTCGACTGGGGATGCATCTTCCGATAAACGATAAACATTAACCGATCAAAAACGAAAACCCAACCTAACCGAACCCATCCGTACTAACCTGAAACGTAATCGATCAGTCTGTAGCTGCTAATCTTTCACACTAACTGCTAAGATGTAATTATCTACTGTTTcctatatatgtattatatatttattggtacatgttcattttgtttattcaTCGTGTGTTCTACTTTTACCTAGTTTTCGACTTGTTCAGATAATTTTGGAGCACGGTTTCGCGATCGTATTAAAAATGAGATCtcgtttttcttttatgtGGTTCCTTTTTTTGCCTTGCTTTTAAACATCTTTTTGAATTACTTTGTTGGCCGAATacttttgatttgaaaatagtCCCACGTTAATACTGAGTTGgcttaacaatttttatttatttttgcttttctgtgctttttcatcatttttgtGTGCTCGTGTCAAAATCACTATATCCCTAAATCTTCTGTCTTAAGactctttttttttcaccAATAATTATAAGTGTTATATGATTCTTGGCTTGAATCCCATAATCCGTAATACCAAGCTCGCGGATCTACTATCGAACTACCTTATGGgcctctctctccctctctctttctctctctgtcACTTTCACTCTCTAAATCTGTCTCTGTCTGAAAACCCAATCTGTCACGTACCCTTACATTAACCGCCTAGTCATTTATTGTTTGCTGTGTCGCCCCAAATCGCAAATGGCAAAGTAATTGAGAAAAACTAAATGGATATTCTATATTTTCTcttgctctttctctctccctatctctctctctctctctctctctctctgtctctttcTAACACACATACTCATATGCCCATTGTC encodes:
- the LOC6612511 gene encoding 1-phosphatidylinositol 4,5-bisphosphate phosphodiesterase isoform X1 — translated: MTKKYEFDWIIPVPPELTTGCVFDRWFENEKETKENDFERDALFKVDEYGFFLYWKSEGRDGDVIELCQVSDIRAGGTPKDPKILDKVTKKNGTNIPELDKRSLTICSNTDYINITYHHVICPDAATAKIWLDGIRKITHNVKANNICPMMCLRKHWMRLSYCVEKSGKIPVKTLAKTFASGKTEKLVYTCIKDAGLPDDKNATMTKEQFTFDKFYALYHKVCPRNDIEELFTSITKGKQDFISLEQFIQFMNDKQRDPRMNEILYPLYEEKRCTEIINDYELDEEKKKNVQMSLDGFKRYLMSDENAPVFLDRLDFYMEMDQPLAHYYINSSHNTYLSGRQIGGKSSVEMYRQTLLAGCRCVELDCWNGKGEDEEPIVTHGHAYCTEILFKDCIQAIADCAFVSSEYPVILSFENHCNRAQQYKLAKYCDDFFGDLLLKEPLPDHPLDPGLPLPPPCKLKRKILIKNKRMKPEVEKVELELWLKGELKTDDDPEEDASAGKPPEAAAAPAPAPEAAAAVEGAAEGGGGAEAEAAAANYSGSTTNVHPWLSSMVNYAQPIKFQGFDKAIEKNIAHNMSSFAESAGMNYLKQSSIDFVNYNKRQMSRIYPKGTRADSSNYMPQVFWNAGCQMVSLNFQSSDLPMQLNQGKFEYNGGCGYLLKPDFMRRADKDFDPFADAPVDGVIAAQCSVKVIAGQFLSDKKVGTYVEVDMFGLPSDTVKKEFRTRLVANNGLNPVYNEDPFVFRKVVLPDLAVLRFGVYEESGKILGQRILPLDGLQAGYRHVSLRTEANFPMSLPMLFVNIELKIYVPDGFEDFMAMLSDPRGFAGAAKQQNEQMKALGIEEQSGGAARDAGKAKEEEKKEPPLVFEPVTLESLRQEKGFQKVGKKQIKELDTLRKKHAKERTSVQKTQNAAIDKLIKGKSKDDIRNDANIKNSINDQTKQWTDMIARHRKEEWDMLRQHVQDSQDAMKALMLTVQAAQIKQLEDRHARDIKDLNAKQAKMSADTAKEVQNDKTLKTKNEKDRRLREKRQNNVKRFMEEKKQIGVKQGRAMEKLKLAHSKQVEEFSTDVQKLMDMYKIEEEAYKTQGKTEFYA
- the LOC6612511 gene encoding 1-phosphatidylinositol 4,5-bisphosphate phosphodiesterase isoform X2, which encodes MTKKYEFDWIIPVPPELTTGCVFDRWFENEKETKENDFERDALFKVDEYGFFLYWKSEGRDGDVIELCQVSDIRAGGTPKDPKILDKVTKKNGTNIPELDKRSLTICSNTDYINITYHHVICPDAATAKSWQKNLRLITHNNRATNVCPRVNLMKHWMRLSYCVEKSGKIPVKTLAKTFASGKTEKLVYTCIKDAGLPDDKNATMTKEQFTFDKFYALYHKVCPRNDIEELFTSITKGKQDFISLEQFIQFMNDKQRDPRMNEILYPLYEEKRCTEIINDYELDEEKKKNVQMSLDGFKRYLMSDENAPVFLDRLDFYMEMDQPLAHYYINSSHNTYLSGRQIGGKSSVEMYRQTLLAGCRCVELDCWNGKGEDEEPIVTHGHAYCTEILFKDCIQAIADCAFVSSEYPVILSFENHCNRAQQYKLAKYCDDFFGDLLLKEPLPDHPLDPGLPLPPPCKLKRKILIKNKRMKPEVEKVELELWLKGELKTDDDPEEDASAGKPPEAAAAPAPAPEAAAAVEGAAEGGGGAEAEAAAANYSGSTTNVHPWLSSMVNYAQPIKFQGFDKAIEKNIAHNMSSFAESAGMNYLKQSSIDFVNYNKRQMSRIYPKGTRADSSNYMPQVFWNAGCQMVSLNFQSSDLPMQLNQGKFEYNGGCGYLLKPDFMRRADKDFDPFADAPVDGVIAAQCSVKVIAGQFLSDKKVGTYVEVDMFGLPSDTVKKEFRTRLVANNGLNPVYNEDPFVFRKVVLPDLAVLRFGVYEESGKILGQRILPLDGLQAGYRHVSLRTEANFPMSLPMLFVNIELKIYVPDGFEDFMAMLSDPRGFAGAAKQQNEQMKALGIEEQSGGAARDAGKAKEEEKKEPPLVFEPVTLESLRQEKGFQKVGKKQIKELDTLRKKHAKERTSVQKTQNAAIDKLIKGKSKDDIRNDANIKNSINDQTKQWTDMIARHRKEEWDMLRQHVQDSQDAMKALMLTVQAAQIKQLEDRHARDIKDLNAKQAKMSADTAKEVQNDKTLKTKNEKDRRLREKRQNNVKRFMEEKKQIGVKQGRAMEKLKLAHSKQVEEFSTDVQKLMDMYKIEEEAYKTQGKTEFYA